Proteins from one Leptospira meyeri genomic window:
- a CDS encoding peroxiredoxin: MALRLGDEAPNFQAETSEGKIDFHEYLGQGWGILFSHPKDYTPVCTTELGYVAKIKPEFEKRNVKVIALSVDPVDSHKGWISDINETQGTKVNYPIIADADRKVSNLYDMIHPNASETTTVRSVFVVGPDKKVKLTLTYPASTGRNFDELLRVIDSLQLTSQFSVATPANWKDGEDTIIVPSVSDEDAKKKFPKGFRTIKPYLRYTPQPNK; encoded by the coding sequence ATGGCACTACGTTTAGGCGACGAAGCACCGAATTTCCAAGCGGAAACCTCTGAAGGCAAAATTGACTTTCATGAATATTTAGGACAAGGTTGGGGGATTTTATTTTCTCACCCAAAAGACTACACTCCAGTCTGCACAACAGAACTTGGATACGTAGCAAAAATTAAACCAGAGTTCGAAAAACGTAATGTGAAAGTGATCGCACTTTCGGTTGACCCTGTTGACAGCCACAAAGGTTGGATCTCCGATATCAACGAAACACAAGGAACCAAAGTCAACTACCCAATCATTGCGGATGCAGATCGTAAGGTATCGAACCTTTACGATATGATTCACCCGAATGCCAGCGAAACCACTACAGTTCGTTCTGTATTTGTTGTTGGACCTGACAAAAAAGTAAAACTAACTCTTACTTATCCTGCATCCACCGGAAGGAACTTTGATGAACTTTTACGAGTGATTGATTCATTACAACTCACTTCTCAATTCAGTGTCGCAACTCCTGCAAACTGGAAAGACGGAGAAGACACAATCATCGTTCCTTCTGTTTCTGATGAGGATGCAAAGAAAAAATTCCCTAAAGGATTTCGCACGATCAAACCTTATTTACGTTACACACCGCAACCAAATAAGTAA
- a CDS encoding OsmC family protein — protein sequence MHIKLSRIETPYVLEASNESGNSIRIDASPEIGGKNSGPRPMELLIMGLAGCSSIDVLMILTKHRIEVLDYSVEVDAEREKVEEANLFKNIHMKFKVKGDFKEEQVKRAIDLSLEKYCSVAKTLEKTAKITYEFELVP from the coding sequence ATGCATATCAAACTGAGTCGTATTGAAACTCCTTATGTTTTAGAAGCATCAAATGAATCTGGAAATTCCATTCGTATCGATGCTTCTCCCGAGATCGGCGGAAAAAATTCTGGCCCAAGGCCCATGGAACTTTTGATTATGGGACTTGCTGGTTGTAGTAGCATTGATGTTCTAATGATTTTAACAAAACATAGAATTGAAGTCCTCGACTACTCAGTAGAAGTAGATGCAGAAAGGGAAAAAGTTGAAGAAGCCAATCTATTTAAAAACATTCATATGAAATTCAAAGTGAAGGGAGATTTTAAAGAAGAACAGGTAAAACGTGCCATTGATCTGAGTTTAGAAAAATACTGTTCGGTAGCCAAAACATTAGAAAAAACCGCAAAAATCACTTACGAATTTGAATTAGTTCCTTAA